One window of the Pseudofrankia sp. DC12 genome contains the following:
- a CDS encoding O-methyltransferase, translating to MPDTDIGAQDRAAAFAEGFLLEDPILRAARARAEEVGILPISPGAGAVLRFLAASVGARAVVEIGTGTGVSGTWLLRGMRPDGTLTTIDVEAEHLRLARRTYADAGMAPNRSRLITGRGLDVLPRLTDGAYDLVFCDADRREGTEYLIQALRLLRPGGVVAFAGILIDGLAADPAVRNPEIMAIRELATAVRDDARLTPMLLNSGDGLLVAAVAKSYPVG from the coding sequence ATGCCGGACACCGACATCGGCGCGCAAGATCGAGCCGCCGCCTTCGCCGAGGGCTTCCTGTTGGAAGACCCGATTCTTCGCGCTGCCCGCGCCCGCGCCGAGGAGGTCGGGATTCTCCCGATCAGCCCCGGAGCCGGAGCGGTGCTGCGTTTCCTGGCCGCGTCCGTGGGCGCGCGTGCCGTCGTCGAGATCGGTACCGGGACCGGAGTCTCGGGCACCTGGCTGCTGCGAGGCATGCGGCCGGACGGCACACTGACCACGATCGACGTCGAGGCCGAGCATCTTCGGCTGGCCCGGCGCACGTACGCGGACGCCGGAATGGCGCCCAACCGGAGCCGGCTGATCACCGGCCGCGGCCTGGATGTGCTGCCCCGCCTCACCGACGGGGCCTATGACCTGGTGTTCTGTGACGCCGACCGGCGCGAGGGCACCGAGTACCTCATCCAGGCGCTGCGCCTGCTGCGCCCGGGCGGGGTCGTGGCGTTCGCCGGCATCCTGATCGACGGCCTGGCCGCCGACCCTGCGGTGCGCAACCCGGAGATCATGGCCATCCGCGAGCTGGCGACCGCCGTGCGCGACGATGCCCGCCTGACGCCGATGCTGCTGAACTCCGGCGACGGGCTGCTGGTCGCCGCCGTCGCGAAGTCCTATCCGGTCGGATAG
- a CDS encoding M17 family metallopeptidase, producing the protein MLAVVVLSSAQGDTADKVGASTGAPADGPTGDQGDSPAVSAVGLVSPAAAGACADLGLDLDALLTAHKVGGGAGSVLVVPLARAEAPTKLLLVGAGGGSVGEWRTAGAALARRAGGGDKVALVADPEPGQLAALTEGVALASYKQPKGPGEPIAADELDTEGDQAAGAERGAADVETGDLSAGATDLTGAGREVEGVGETDGATDELAPAADESAPAAAGGPGLDEIVVWTSRALTPTELADSTEAVRRASVVARAVLTARDLINTPSLVKSPEWLAGRAMAAARAAGLDAALLDAKELAAGGFGGLTHVGAGSSRPPCLVELRYQGPPAEDGPAARHRVLVGKGITFDSGGLSLKPPGSMTSMKTDMSGAAAVLATMAALPELGAPGKVTGLLCIAENMIGGAALRPGDVISCWGGTTVEVLNTDAEGRLVLADGLAYAAGALGAEVLVDLATLTGAVSIALGRRTAGLFASDDTLAGQLTAAAELAGERVWRLPLVEEYRPALDSTVADLANMGTALNVGGGSISAALFLREFTAGLPWAHLDIAGTARSDADDAEITRGGTGWGVRTLLRWLTADAEGTLGS; encoded by the coding sequence GTGCTCGCAGTGGTCGTCCTGTCGTCTGCCCAGGGCGACACGGCCGACAAAGTCGGCGCGAGCACCGGTGCGCCCGCCGACGGGCCGACGGGTGACCAGGGTGACTCCCCGGCCGTCAGCGCCGTGGGTCTCGTCAGCCCCGCGGCGGCCGGAGCCTGCGCCGATCTCGGCCTTGATCTCGACGCGCTGCTGACCGCGCACAAGGTCGGTGGTGGTGCCGGCTCGGTGCTGGTGGTCCCGCTGGCCAGAGCCGAGGCGCCGACGAAGCTGCTGCTGGTGGGCGCGGGCGGCGGCAGCGTCGGGGAGTGGCGGACCGCCGGGGCGGCACTCGCCCGCAGGGCGGGCGGCGGCGACAAGGTCGCGCTGGTCGCCGACCCCGAGCCGGGCCAGCTCGCCGCGCTCACCGAGGGCGTCGCGCTTGCCTCGTACAAGCAGCCCAAGGGCCCAGGCGAGCCCATAGCGGCGGACGAACTGGACACCGAGGGTGACCAGGCGGCCGGGGCCGAGCGCGGCGCGGCGGATGTCGAGACGGGTGACCTCTCGGCTGGCGCGACCGACCTGACCGGGGCCGGACGGGAGGTCGAAGGCGTCGGCGAGACCGACGGGGCGACCGACGAGCTCGCGCCCGCGGCGGACGAGAGCGCTCCGGCCGCGGCGGGCGGACCAGGCCTGGACGAGATCGTCGTCTGGACCTCGCGCGCGCTGACGCCGACCGAGCTGGCCGATTCCACCGAGGCAGTCCGCCGCGCGTCGGTGGTCGCCCGCGCCGTGCTGACGGCCCGGGACCTGATCAACACTCCCAGCCTGGTCAAGTCCCCGGAGTGGCTCGCGGGGCGGGCGATGGCGGCGGCCCGCGCCGCCGGGCTCGACGCCGCTTTGCTGGACGCGAAGGAGCTGGCCGCCGGCGGGTTCGGTGGGCTGACGCATGTCGGTGCCGGCTCCTCCCGGCCGCCCTGCCTGGTCGAGCTGCGCTACCAGGGCCCACCGGCCGAGGACGGCCCGGCCGCCCGGCACCGCGTGCTCGTCGGCAAGGGGATCACCTTCGACTCCGGCGGCCTCTCGCTCAAGCCGCCCGGGTCGATGACCAGCATGAAGACCGACATGTCCGGTGCCGCGGCGGTGCTCGCGACCATGGCCGCGCTGCCCGAGCTGGGCGCCCCCGGCAAGGTCACCGGCCTGCTCTGCATCGCCGAGAACATGATCGGCGGTGCCGCCCTGCGCCCGGGCGACGTCATCAGCTGCTGGGGTGGGACGACCGTCGAGGTGCTCAACACCGACGCCGAGGGCCGGCTGGTGCTCGCCGACGGGCTGGCCTACGCCGCGGGAGCGCTCGGCGCCGAGGTGCTCGTCGACCTCGCGACCCTGACCGGCGCGGTCTCGATCGCGCTCGGCCGGCGGACGGCCGGGCTGTTCGCGAGCGACGACACGCTCGCTGGTCAGCTGACGGCCGCGGCGGAGCTGGCCGGCGAGCGGGTCTGGCGGCTGCCGCTGGTCGAGGAGTACCGGCCGGCGCTCGATTCAACCGTCGCCGACCTGGCGAACATGGGCACGGCACTCAACGTCGGCGGCGGGTCGATCTCGGCCGCCCTCTTCCTGCGTGAGTTCACCGCCGGCCTGCCGTGGGCCCATCTGGACATCGCCGGGACCGCTCGGTCCGACGCCGACGACGCCGAGATCACCCGCGGCGGCACCGGCTGGGGTGTCCGCACCCTGCTGCGCTGGCTGACCGCCGACGCCGAGGGCACCCTCGGTTCCTGA
- a CDS encoding DUF3117 domain-containing protein produces MAAMKPRTGDGPLEVTKEGRGIVMRVPLEGGGRLVVELTADEASALGDALKTAVG; encoded by the coding sequence ATGGCGGCCATGAAGCCGCGGACGGGTGACGGTCCGCTCGAGGTCACCAAGGAAGGGCGGGGGATCGTGATGCGCGTCCCGCTCGAGGGCGGCGGCCGGCTCGTCGTCGAGCTCACCGCCGATGAGGCGAGCGCGCTGGGCGACGCCCTCAAGACCGCGGTCGGCTAG